The Ischnura elegans chromosome 10, ioIscEleg1.1, whole genome shotgun sequence genome contains the following window.
acgggtctcattagcctaacaattgatgaaaaaatcgagatccggaagtttgattgttctcgcaaagcgggaattgtttaggaataggtagaaaccattcgtagacaacccagttacattagtagctattaatggttaataattttatgcgacattaatttaacctttagtattcatgaatagtaatgcaaaaaatgccaatcatttattactagTTTTTGGATATTGCAGTGTCCATCAAGTCAGCGGTaagagtaccatacaattatggcagaggaaagctaatatgaaggaaagaaatttaacaaataagcagtcataaaggagaaatttcaagcttcttactaatttcaaaataaattaaatttacattaaaattgtttttgttgggatataactgaatggagaaaacttttgtgccaggtaccttaaagaggagctgttttaaccatagaccacgaccactctgggctacactgacctctttctctggtacatatccttcaattctctatcctatgcctcgaataaaaaaaataaataaagttacagcttcgatcaaaaactataatcaagccgaaagataattagttagttaggaattacctaaacaattcactggtcgtatatgactgcaattatacatgtaaatactcagattaaggattaaaatttagcccactgaaaaatgtacagaactaacctacctgtatgaaatcaccaattcatcatagatgacagcaatacaaccacatactgactcataggcggatttatcccctccctccccagacccatgagataccagcagcccctttagctaagaccaattatacccccaaaggttagaccaatgcttttccataatggcatctgtttctcagaaaatatgcgcagataaaaagaaattcatgtattttatgtacgcccattgtcccagcatggaatacgtaccttcttccctcaaaaggagtatggagtgaaaagatgtcattcacagtaagctacatagagaacataagaaatacattctaacatgcaaaagaggtaaccttggtgacatggacagcaagcaactggggtcttgaaggagttaaatgaaacaagataacaaaatttatatcagtcgatatatgttttccaaagaagtcggagatatcaaatgggagatgtatacaaagataatacacaaatgacatgattagccttgacaacattatcattcatggtacacttgatgcggaagtacgtggtttaagtacattatgaaaccatggaataaaaaaatatagtacaaagcaatacaataagtaaaatatgcccaagtggtgtaatatccaacagttatagtcatatcttggatgatttacaatgttcaaactagatttagattttaataacagccagtttgcaaaatggaattaatgatatttatccttctttataaggaaggcaaaacactgcaaaaaaatacacttgatatggaagtttGTGGCACATTAATGAAGGCagaatgacaaaatatataatacagtgcaatacaataagtaaaatatgtccaAGTGGTGTAACTCCCCATAATTATACGATGGTAATATCTGggctgatttacaatgttcaaactagatttagacttcaataacagccgagttacaccatggaactaatgtcattcatcaccccttttaaggaaggcaaaacaatgcaaaaacaaataaaattacacttgatatggaagaatgtgatacaagtacatgatgaagccatggaatgaaaaaaattattatatactgccatacaatgtgtaaaatatgtgccagcaCGGCAAAGGATAAGTATAGCTTCATTTTCgtgagcgataaaattattttgcacttgttgtttaagaagtacctcatgctgtcaggctgaagttccgaaaacaaagtaactaaactggccaattgcagaaaggaatcgaggccagtcatcgtgtataggttcctctcactgacgatcatgtcagccaccgtcaagtgaaagtcaccactagttacctggcacccaaaatcccttgtctcattcacacattgagtgccaatactacattgtacacccctaacatctccatttccaatggatatcagggcctcagcagctgcaacctcttgagtttacatcgaaaaatctttagtgggctcatcaatggggcttgcaataatctggtggatatcggcctcatcacactcaacaactgcctccacaaaccctccactttggatctaaataaaaaataaccagattacaatgattcaaaacagtacttggcattggtaaaaaacaataacacggaaaagatcccttacagaagaatggtaaatgacaaatgtcctcagtgaaactctttccaaatctctatgaattcgggcaattgagacaactaaaaagatgaggccaaaacgaaaaatttcctgttccccttcctcattgtttaaggtaaatgacggattagggacttttaagtataaattccataaaattaataaaagctttcaatgatcatcatttgtaagtaaaactgagtttgttactgtgagacacatgaaatgataaccatctttcagtgctgaatttggtaatacttagctaagatggaccaaagaaacgactgaagatttatttctctacagtaatatgtaaactaatctttatccaaattataagagataaaacgataatataatatatgaaaacattttttcaatccgataagttgatgccatagaaatttggccaataggtaaacaaccaagtgtatggccttagtggaaactttatttttgaataaccataaataccataatttcttatttttctaacaatttctctAGTGTTACTCACGCAATTACTCCAGATTGActgttcccatatttatctaaattacatgcctctagttgaaaacctaaaatatctaaatatggtggtggactgcaagcaagatttcaaatccatataaatttttttcaatagctgcatcacatcacgctgatataatgcaaccttttgcatgatgtatgcacttttatttttcggcaacgtttttaaacatctataaaaaatagggctgcacttccaagccacaattcattcgaaaaaatcacaacttatgtagtttcccaatatactaccacaaccactaaatacgagaaagattgcaagttcagcactctataaccaaaacagctaataaccacttccttgttactacccagttagacagttggcccacctatgctcgcattagtttcagccttaactatggttgctaatcaatgaattttgatttttaatatacggctgaaaactacaagattaaataatacattcctttgaaatacctaccttaattggctctcctcgtcgtccatgccgtctgtgtactcaaactggagatttttctatcgacgatattggtaaattcatagacgggacagcacatctcttcaaaaatcgatgtcttgctggaaaatctattgagaaagaacacgttaaaacatagataactacaaggaggttaacattcgcatcgacttcacaacgtgatctcagccacgttgaaacaaattaagagaaaaaaagtgaaatagaaaaatgtatacgtacccggtaatatataatcgttctttatgaagtgcaaagaacacaccagcatgctcttcgtcacctttttcccgattttcagccggtggatccacaaattccgtcgatcgaccttctccatctcacaccaatcattcctgcgatagaaaacatcgccttgctttggaaattcgtgaaatcgaactacggtgtccctacaggccttaaagaacactgtggcacacagcaattcttgttagatttcccttttctttgaaaaaagtcatcggaatattctccatcgcaagcaaacgacactacttctcctcagaagaaccttttctgaatgagccgtgcgcaaaagtatacccggaccagtgattctactttcgcctggtagttggcgtgtagttggctggaatcacgaatagtttaccctgaaagaaaaagaaaactgaTCGGAACacctttaaatttatttgcaatttttctatgatccataatctataaaacattttgatatttgtgaatgttaatcaactctattaatgccatgttgccaaacggggccgcggtGGAACCTAGGGAGCCGCTGTTAGAATGGATCTGAGACGCattataaaggaagttgtagatggaaaaagaacgGAATCCAGAGAACGGAAATTCAAACCCAAATTTTCCCAAAGAATATGCAGTTCTTtcatatgttgctctttccccagttaaaaccataTAGAAATTGGATTGGTATAATATTTTCCCCACGGATTCCTGTGATGGTGATAGTGCAGGTGAAGGTTATCCCTCTAGGACTTCCGATGCGGAATTTTTAAGTGGCAACgctcgcaatgacgatgagctcataTTGAGAGTAGGTtccagatatatcgtgagaaaagctcccaaaatgtattaaggATTCTGcttggaaaatattcatattttgatGTTACTGTAGGAAGgccttaattataaaaataacttattaaCAGCTGAAGACTTTTTGTTTAtaatattgatcgaagtgcgattgactgattctttctgcagaacAGGAAGTGGCTTCGGAGATTTATAGTCACAagctggtagattgtgttggaaattcgtgcatattatcgctactaaattgaaacaattaatagtCTTGCTTGCTCAGATTCCAGTCTtaaagagcttcctgtcgcctcCAGGCAAAGTATTTTGAAGTTGAAATCATCATTGACTGCTTAGAGGTGGAAAATAAGTACACCATAAGACTCACTatcggactgccaaaagaatacgcATTATACAttagtatacgctttcgccaaagATTCATGCAGGTCTCATTTTGTGGTGaagtataaaacatttcagatgcacatcagctacctttccatttctcggcatcgactttcggcgccgacgaagtctacagtttcactaaaataccctggtatcatgatggaatcagtaacaggaagcttacTAGTATCAGCCttagaataaccatattccttcatcttcacgcaatctatcgctttcaatgaaagaaaaatcaaatagTAGCCCTGTAGTCACAATAAATAACACCGATACGTcagcacttcaataaatgaatcataaccacgccgtcgcttgtattcaagcaTGCAACCTCCACtacggccgtgccgccgtgcctcctcgtactgaataatgacgtcacttttctatcAGCCAATCATCGGCctttttcgattctcacttgtatgtgaaaattctcgtgaactttgatgaattaaatttcGCAAACCacgccataaaataatttttaaaaactttcaccgtggtatgcaaacatatttttatatgattttggggctcttgattttatctgaaatatatgcaagttccctattgggAGAATTAatccaataccacacccggtggtaatcccgagaaatttttcatcaaagggAAGAAATTAGACGCCTTCGAAATATTGgaaatacaaaaactaaaaaaatgggaACACGCCcctgatgaatgaaaatatttttcattctcccTCATCATTGCCGacgataaaatttcaagaaccGAGActcataaaatatcaattttatacaTGAAGTGTTAAAAGCCATTCTCTGCCATTCTCCCCTTTCTCCACGCATGTGAGGTCGGACCCGAGTTTTCCAACCGTTCACGTTGACCCCGAAGAAATCGTTGGAATCAAAAGGTTTTTAACATATGTACCAACCCTTTACACACAACCTCACGCAAACGCTGTACCAACCCCCTTCTCACCTTAGAAGAGCAATAGAAGAAAGGCACGGGGTCAACAACCCAGAagaagaagatcatctggacgaggaCTCCATTCGGACGGCCACAACGCGAAAGAAGACGGTGAAGGCATGCGCGGTACCCTCACCCACCCTTGaaccttccccccacccctcttccgAAGCCCTAAAAAACGACACTTTCCCCACAACCCTCAATATCCCCACTTGTCGACACCAAACTCCATCCACCATCTTACCCCTCTCCTTCAAACACCAAGACCCATATAAAGAAGTACTCTCAAGACTTATTTtactcttgataatgttgtttgttgcAACGAAACgagtagtgtcaaaataaaactcagtggaaatattgcaatgtccaattttattaatgtaaatgagGACCCTGgaggccaagggatacaagtgcaATTTCTGTAATTTTGCAGATATTGGTTGGTAGGATACACAATATAATTGTACCAAAGAGTGAATGACTGCgtgtgtgaatttttttttcacattgcagGAAAgtcattttgtttcattttatccaTGCGTTTTTTGGCcacttttcaaagaaaaaatttgtgTTAACCTTTTCATCCGAGCTTTTCGCAATATTCTTGTAGAAGAGTGGTCGATTGGTGGGTAGTGGACGATCTCCGCCTGTTGCGAGCCGTATCTTTCAGCGGTCAAACAGCGAACTCGACTGGCGCCTCGAGAATGACAGCTCGTGAATAGACCTCGGGCGTGGGCTATTGCAGCGCTGAGTTTTTCCTCTCGATCGCCTTCTGcatgaaacgaagaaaaatgtaCATGATTGTGGGGAAACTGAAAGAGAGATTCTCGGAGAGGAAGACCTTCCTCCAAACATTTTAATCTATGAGGTTTATctagtaggtggggaaaaacttgaaaaggtacagcagtttaactatttgggcagaacattagaggaaaacggacacagtagcaaggacatctggaagcgaattgcactagcaaaggaggcgttcatgaacaggaaggagcttctgagaggatcgttatgtaagagtttaaagaaaaggttagtgaagagtttgatctggggTGTAGCTctctgcggtgcggaaacgtggacactgaggaaagaagacgagagaagattggaggcattcgagatgtgggcatggagaagaatggagagggtgaaatgggcagagaggaaaaggaagtacgAAGggttggatatggttggcgaagagaggcagcttttagatgagatgctgaggagacagaaggtatggatggagagagtacttagctgggaggggatgttgaaaatggtgttggagggtagaatgttagagaaacgagggaggggaaggaaaagaataggatttttagatagattgaaagggagtaggccttacagtgaattgaagaaggcagcgctggaaggaaagggaggctcccagatcacttcttgaaaactccatggaaacctaccttaatcggtagaactcTATGATGAAAAAGGTTTATCTAGTAGTAATAATATACAAACAGCTGTGGTATATTTCCACACGATTTTATTCGATCCCCTATTTAATTCGATTTCCCCTATTATGGTGTCCGTtccaaaattcatctctttctccgTTAGGTAACAAGGTCATGACAATAAGATAAATACACAATAACTTCCACTTGAGGATGATTATTAATCTTAACCCAGaccgctttattaaaaaaaataagtgtcatAATAGGTAGATATTCATCAAAGATACATATAATGGAATACCGCACAGTTAAGGATGATTCAATGAATTTTGTAAGTGgcgtgaatagggtagtttccttcatcaaagaaagtgaaatgcattgattgcgaatccttacccaccataagtgtattcatagtatacaaattatttggttttagaaatctcagtgtaaatgaatggccacggtcaattttaacctcatttaaaaaaaggccttattgacgcccatgcgattccactccacgtgacgtcacatggacatagtttctatacgagtagataggaattttacatggtctgagattaccaatgcatgcatgaggcacagagctcagggaaacatatcataatcatcacacattaaaaatacctaagttcggaaagtttccttcgtttgataggggaataataatccttatttaagccaagcgctccctgCTAGCATCcggcatcgtatcagcgctcaagcctcgccccaaggtcacctcacgcggcttcagcgggaaccagaaatacgtcacacggacttttcccatcattcctacttagccgtcgcgttttcgctttgaaatttttcacttttcatttaatcgcgaaaaatagatatcgtcattggaaaatctaagagcgtgaaatgcgcactctttcgatttaggcaataaaaaaataataggaaaccaccctattgtaggtAGAGCATGCAGTTGGAGGAATTTGTATGCAAAGACCAATCAGTCAGAGTTGTGGGCTTCACTTCTCGACGCACCGTACTGCTACCGATACTTGTGccgtaaaaaaagaaatgaggagaaaaattaagctattaaataattttgtttcataatgtattaataatccttatttaagccaagcgctacctgctagcagggtactatgctacctgctagcataatgcgtcgcatcagcgctcaaagcttcgccccaaggccacctcacaaggcggcagggggaaccagaatgacgtcacacggagttttcccatcattcatacttagccgtcgcgttttcgcgcgcttgaaaattttcatttttcatttaatcgcgaaaaatgataccgtcatttaaaaatctaaaagcgtgaaatgcgtatatTATCTTCCGATTTAcacgattaaaaataataggaaaccaccctattcatccaAATGGTCGCTTACCGTGGTCTCTTTTTCTAGTTCCGCCACCACGTGTTCTTCGAAGAATCGAAGCAGCGAGGGAAGTTGACGGTTCAATTTAGACCTCCCGTTCGAAGATCCTTCTTGAGAGATGACGCACGGAACCAGAGCACTCAAGTAAATTTCCTTGCCTGCTTGAGTTACCCTGTTGCGCACCCATAATTCGATGTAGTTTTCCAAAGGCTTTCCTGACTCGAACCCATTTCCCGTAATCCTCAGCGCCGTGTCCAGGATACCTTTGAATTCCACGTCCCTACCCCCGTCTCCACCCTGCCGATACGGCAACCCCTTGTTCTTGAACACAGAAAATATAGCCAGGGGAGTCAAGGAGAAGGCGAGACGAAAGGAATTCAGAAATTTGGCAGTTGCAATAACAGCGTACGCCTTCCGGGTTTCAAAGTCGGCCATTGCACCGAAGTCGGGCCCTTTCCATTCGGTCCCGTCGTAATCTGTCACCCTGGATATCATCATTCCGAGACGACCTTCATTCCCGACGTAGACGTGGACACTGACTCTCTGGAAAGTCAGAAATCGAATAATACTCGAAAAAATGGAGTCTTTGTCGTAAAAATTCTCGTACGCATTCTTCGTTTTGGATTTAGCCTCCTCGCTCGATGGCATAATTACAGTCTTACGCATCATCTCCTCTATGTAATATTCTTTGTCGTATATCTTCTTCGTAATCTGCGATGGCTCTGTTGGAATAGTTTCGCCCGCATTTTCGTTGACAGTTGGCTGAGGGTTCGGGATACCAGCCTCTGGGTCTTCCTTGGCTGCTGCCTCACTCCTATTGTCTCCATGTGAATGGGTCGGCGAATTTATATCACCCTTATTGTTTCCGATTGGATGCATCGTTGAAGACATCTGCTTTATCGAGTTCATTCCGTCCTTCATATCTTCAAGTGAGGAATTCACTCTGGAAACAAGGCTGGCTATTTCCTCTCTAGCTTCTGCTATTGTCAGCTGTAGAGTTTTGACCGAGGAGACGACGCTAGCTTGTTCATTTTTCATTGTCTCGACTGCGTCTCGAGTAGTGACCACCGTTTTAGCAGCATTGGCGAGCTCATTCCGTGCAACGGCGATGGCTTCTCGAACACCCTTTAATGTGGAGTCCTTAAAAGAAGCAAGCTCTGAAGATAGCAATCGCTCAAGTACTTCCTCTAGCTTCCCCATCCAATTCGCAACCTCTTGCCTTTTGCGCTTCCTTGAGATTTTCTTGACAGAAGTCTTAATCGTCTCCAGTATTTCCCGCCTCATCTTCTGCTCCGGGTGATTGGACACCATCTCCTCGGCCTCATCCAATGCCGTGCGATCGCCTATCCCCACCTCCAAAGGATCACCTCCCATGTTCAACAGCTTCCCTACCCAGTCAGCTTTTCCCAATAGCACCGCCTGTTGCAGCACCGTCGTCAGACTTGCGTCAATGTCCACGTGTCTTCTATAGCCATTGTCGGGTGATCTTTTGGTAACTAGGTCTGACGGCATTTCTTCCTCGTTGAACTCCTTCGGTCGTTTTCCTCCGAATATTCAGTCTCTGTGAAGGGTGGAGTGAATTAAGGAATCCTTGTACCGTCCGTTTTCGTCGTCGGAAGGTCGCGAAGGAATCCGTTAGTCACGGAAATGGATTGTTCCTaggtcaaaataaagagaaaatattgcttcACAATGTGTCTAAGATAGCCATAAGTTTAGGGACCATGGGAGTTGGAATAGTGGAATTATCGAATAACCCGAAATGAACCCCCTACGATGGAATTGTACCCCCTCCTCTACTAAAGCCGAAAAATTTTAGAAGGACCACTCACAAAATCCCTTCGTTTAAATACAGAGAAATATGCACTACTTTTTTTCTTAGCCACTGCATTGTTGATGAGGTTGCGACGGGGAATGTAAAATATTCCCATCAGTGACGACAGTTTTTCTCACCTCGAGGTACATATTCTTTCATTTAAACTTGGCCCTTCACAATGCGGGAACTTGCACCAGCCATAGGAGATTCCAAAACCTTATCATCCGGGAAGTGAGATACACCGTAATTCACATTCTGACGTAATCTGCTGatttccatattcgtgaggcggttactatgaatgatttgttcatatgaggcgtgtgatgttttggaatatggaggtcaatggtatgattacgggtaggtatgttatgaacctcagattttctaacgaatttctcgtacaagtatggcgggtaaccggtcgttaagacactaaaggctagaattattatgtgaagggtgcgacgcacagtggtcccaaatcgaaaaaagctggccaaaattaataacgtcgtaattttagctaaaacagcaacaaaattgGATGTCTcatactgattttgatcgtctgaatctgattttggcattatttttacgatgtctcttcattttagcattttttgagctgttattatttaaacaatttttacaaaatatcgatatagatgtcattgcgatatGCGATAACATGGTGTTCATGTAGAggttaaaatagtataattttaaggtaaaagatgtataaatt
Protein-coding sequences here:
- the LOC124166738 gene encoding uncharacterized protein LOC124166738 is translated as MPSDLVTKRSPDNGYRRHVDIDASLTTVLQQAVLLGKADWVGKLLNMGGDPLEVGIGDRTALDEAEEMVSNHPEQKMRREILETIKTSVKKISRKRKRQEVANWMGKLEEVLERLLSSELASFKDSTLKGVREAIAVARNELANAAKTVVTTRDAVETMKNEQASVVSSVKTLQLTIAEAREEIASLVSRVNSSLEDMKDGMNSIKQMSSTMHPIGNNKGDINSPTHSHGDNRSEAAAKEDPEAGIPNPQPTVNENAGETIPTEPSQITKKIYDKEYYIEEMMRKTVIMPSSEEAKSKTKNAYENFYDKDSIFSSIIRFLTFQRVSVHVYVGNEGRLGMMISRVTDYDGTEWKGPDFGAMADFETRKAYAVIATAKFLNSFRLAFSLTPLAIFSVFKNKGLPYRQGGDGGRDVEFKGILDTALRITGNGFESGKPLENYIELWVRNRVTQAGKEIYLSALVPCVISQEGSSNGRSKLNRQLPSLLRFFEEHVVAELEKETTKAIERKNSALQ